The Bacteroidetes Order II. bacterium genome includes the window CCCCCGCATTGTCCTCCACTTTCCAATATCCACTCATTGCGGTTGCCATCTGAATCTGTATCATGACGGTCTAAACACGCCCTAAAACTTTTCCCCATGGTTGTTGCTTGTACGTTATTGGCTGGTGTCAATCCTGCATTTGAAGGTGTTGGCAAACCTGCATTAAAATGCACCAAATCTCCCCAACGGTCTCTAACCCCTAATTGCAAATCGCCATTATCTACTTCAATATCCGTTAACCAAAATTGCCGAAGCGCATTGGGATTAAATCCTGTTCCAGAGGTTCCCCATACCCAAGGTGTCCAACTAAAAAGGATTGCCCCACCTTGAGGGCTGGTAAAATTGACTCCATCAATCGTAAATACAGGTTGGGCTGAGAAACTTGAGCCTGTAAACTCATAAATAGCAACACCTACATCAGCTACATTGTACGCTCCAATAGACTCAGCTGTACAAGTCACCCCGACGTATAATTTCCCATCGTAATACTTAAGTGCAAATGGACGTGAATCATCGGTCGTATTAGAAGCCGTATTATCCACACACCAGTTTAAAGGAATAGGGTATCGCTGAATTTGTGCAGGCGTTAAAGAACCTGCTAAAGCGGGGTCTGCGGGTAACACATATAATTGCCGATCTGCTAAGTTTACCACATATAAAGTGCTTTCATCCTCCGAGATTTCCACATCTCCTAATGCAATTTTGCCAACCGTATTCCAACTGTCCACCCAAGATGCCGTATTGGCAGGATCACGTACATCATTAAACCAATTCCCACCTTCTGTTTGAGGATGTGGGTCTGCGCCAGCCGTATTCGCACCAAAAATAGCGTTTAGATCGGCATAAACCTTAACTTTATTCGGATCATTTATTGGAAGGTCTTTATTCACAATATAAATACCCCCTGTTCCTGCGGGGCCAAAGCCTGAATGACGGTGCATGAAAGCACCTGTATAAAGATTAGAGGTTGTCCGTTGCCATGCCAACCCCATTGTAGTGCCTACTTGATTAAATAAAGCATATGCAGTACTTGCTATTACAGCAGGGTTTTGGATGCCAATATTGGACGTTGGGTCTTGTGCATTATATGGGATCCCTATAATCGCAGGGGTTGAGCCAAAACTTGAAGAATTGTAATACCCATAAACAAACCGAGGGGTAACCAATTCTTGTTCGATAGCAGGTTGGGAATAATGGGAAGGGTTGTTTATCCCAAAGTTCACATTGCTAGCAGGAGCCGTTACAAACTGAACACTTGTCCCACCTGCTGCACCACTATAAAGATGCGTAGCAGCCCAAGAGAACTCAATTCTATAACTTCCATTAGGAGCAGCAATTTCATAGTACCCAATATTTGAAGAAGTACAAATAGCTGTTGGGTCATTTGCACCCCGACACGAAATGGCTGTTCCTTGTTGTGTGCCAGCCGCATTAAATACGGTTATGGTGATTCCGCCTAAGCCCGGCTCTTGATAAGTCGTGTTGTTGTCTTTAACGCCATTGGCATTAAAATCCCGAAAAACGGTACCGGTAATGGCCTGAGACATAGCCACTGCAGGATTAATGATTAAAATGATAAGAATTAAAATTTTCATATTTATTTCATTAATTAAAGATCAGTATTAATTCCTTATATGAAGAATAAGCAATTAATATTCCTAATTTAAATTAATGTTTAAAAATAGATCAATTGGACCATTCACTTTGATAATTTTGTTTTTAAATAATGAAGTAGATAGCAAAATATATACTTCTAATACTGATGTAAGGCTTGATATTTAAAATTAGGCTATGGGAGCTAATCTCATAAATAAATATCGTGTCACTATCAATCCTTTGGTTCTATTCTTTAAGTGCTTCGGTCAACCAAAAAAAGCTTCTACAGGCATACCTCGTAAAAGCTTTGAAAGGTAAAATGGTCTCCACAAATATTGGACTTACCTAATTCACTGTCACATTAATGGTTAGGGTATAGGTTCCCGGAGCGATATTGCCGAGCGTCCAGAGACCGGTGGCATTGCTGTACGAACCCGTTGCCGTGGTGGCACTTATAAAAGAAAGGCTTACTGGAAGGACATCGCGCACCACCACATTCATGGCCGTCCCGGGGCCTTTGTTCACCAAGGTAAGGGTGAATGTCATGGTGTCGCCCGGACGAACGACGGGGCTACTCGATGTCTTGGTGAGCTCCAGATCTGCCGAGGAAGGCGGAGGTGTACAAACACTAATGGCATAGCAGGCATAATCATCTTCGCTATTCGCACCATTATTAGGCGTTGAGTTGGGGTCGGACTCGGTCATGGCACTCACTTCCGAGCAGTTCATGATCGTGGTACAATCGGCAGAGCAAGGTATAGGCGGATTGGCGTGCGCCGGGCGCGTACAGGTTCCTGTTGCCACATCTTCCAGTGATAATTGCCGAAGCCCGCTGGAAATAGGGAAAGGCCCAAAAGATGCCGAAGTAGTGCCATAATTGACCGTACCTAACGTGGTTGTACCATCCTTCACCACATAATTCGTCCCCACACCCGAACCCGTTGTATTTACGGTAAATGTAAACGTATCATCCCCACCTGTATTCATTGTCCCGGCATTGTTACAAGTGGGGGTAATCGTCGGACTATTGATCGTGCAACTCGGCGGCGTAGAGGGGGTCACCACGTTTTGGTGTAGGGTAAACGAGGCATAAGAAGAACGCCCTGCCAATTCTGCTGGGTCTGCCGCACTTTCATTTCGCCAAAAGTATAGCTCAACCCTTGAAACTGGCGTAGAGGAGGGGACCGAGAAATCCACATTGCCATACTCCCCGTCTGCTTGTCTTGTGGTTGCTTGGGCACCGATATATAAACCACCCGCTGCATCCGATAAAATCGTCATCCCACCTGTAGTTTCTGTTCCACCACAATCTATATAAGAACCAGTTGCATTCCCAATTGGAATTGGAATTACTCCACCAGAGGCATTAAACGCCTTGATCTGCACCCATTCGACTCCGGGGTTAGCTACTGAACCAATATTCGACATGCTACCAATCCTGAAATTGGTCAGGATCACAGGCGTGTTGTAGGTGATCACAATCTTGGCAGGGCCATCCGCATTTCCGGGGGTTCCGCCTGTATCATGGATGTTATTGGTGAAACGTACACTCCCATGATAAATACTGGCGCAGTGCGCATCATTGATCCCTGCTGTAAACTGACTATCGCAACCTGCACCGGCTGCACTTTCCTGCCCGGCAGCCACATATAGATTGGGCGCATCACCATCCCACATGTTGGTAGAGTACCCATAGGTCACATTCACCCCACTACCTTCCCAGTTGGTAAATGTTTGCGAAGTGATATTGCTTGGTGCACACAAAGAACCAGAAAGCCAACCACCCGATCCATTCTGTGTATTGCTACCTGTCCGGAAAGAAGTGGAAGTAAATTGCGCAGTTACAGGGTGAACAAACCCGAAAACCACCATCCAAACGGTTAACGAAATCACCGATCTGGTAAACGATATGCTACGAAAAATAAAATTCATTTTTAGGAAATGTTTAACGCATTGAAATTCAGAAAGCTCTTTAGCACTGCGCCCAAATATTCCTATTTATGTGATAATTCAGGATCGGATTGGGTAATTGGGCAACGTGTCTTAAAACTTTTGTTTTCCAATGGATCAAATTCCATTCCTATCAATGATACAACAATCAATATTAGTCCTTTTGGTCTATTAAAATTGATTTATTTGGCCTAAAAACCCATCCCACTGTGGCAAAAAATAACTTCATTGCCCCAATATGATACCTCTTTAAGGCAACTGGTGCTGAAAATCTCGTACCGCCTGAAAGTCACGATGTGCTTTTCCAACCGTCTGGCTATACGACCTAAGCGCTTCATTTGAATATCTCCGTGCCACTGCAATCTGACCTTTTTTTAGATGTGCCTGCGCCAAATAGAAAAGTGTTCGGGCCTTGGCCTTTGTAGGGACAGGCCAGATACGGTTTTGAAATACAAGAACTTCGTCCCAAACAGCAATGGCCTGCTGCACTTTTCCGCTTTCCAAATAAAACCGACCCAAAACCTGCTTTGCCAAAACATGGGTATCTACATAAGAAAGGCCCTCTGTGCTGATTTCCAATATCTCTCGTTCTTGTGCAGGCATTGCTCCCTTTGTCAATGCGGCATGAATCAAACGTAGGCGTAGTGTGATGGCCTCGGCTGACCTATCCCCGTGGAGTGCGTGCTCCATTTCATATGCTTTTTGCCAGGTTGCAACCGCCTCGTTTTGAAGCCCAGCGTCTTCTTGCAAGATTCCCAGACGGTGGTACAACGGAACAAAGGATTCTTTGGAGTTTAGTGCTTGTTTTTCCTGCCAATCAATCAGGGATTTCATGGCCGCTAAGTGCTTACTGGTTTGCCCGTGGTTGGCCTCCATCATGATTTTCAACATTTTGGGCATGAAGGCCGCATTGCGTACCCGCTTCTCTTCCGAAAGCCCCAGATACGCCGTGTCGTAGGCAATAGCAGCCTCGTCATATCGTCCGGTGTTTTCGTAAATCCGGCCCAAATACGTCTGTGAAGATGCAATAATCCGCAGCGTATTCATGTCTTTGGCAGGCAATTGGGGCTTTAGTTGCAAAATATGGTTAAAAAATTGTTCGGCTTCGACGTATTCTCCCATTACAGTCTTTAAGGCACCCAAATTATGCAAGAATACTCCATACGTCATATTGTTTGACAAAGCCTCTGGGCGCTTCTTCGCCAACTGCTCATAGATAGAAACCGCTTTTCCAATCTGCCCCTTTTTTGTCAAAATGATTGCAATCCGGCTGGGCAGGTCAAACGCACAAGGGATGTCTATAAATTCATGTGCTTTACACGCCGCGTAAGCCTCCTGAAAGAGCAAAAGGGCTTTTTCCTTATCCCCCCAATTGTCATACAACATCCCGAAAACGTGCGACATCTCGGCATAAGCCCGTGGGTTTTTATTTTTGTTTTCCAACAAGTCTTTTGTTCCTCGTTGAATGACCGACTTGAAGCGAAGCGTATCCACCGATTGTCCGGTTATCTCGGCACTACCATTCAATAACAATCCGGTCATAAACTTGATCACCGCCATATTTTTTTCAGACTCCACTTCGGCACGCCTATTGGCTTCCATAACTTTATGGTTCTGCCAAGATAAAATCGCAAGTGTGGTCATAACTACCACTAAAGCAGCCACTACCGAGCCGACCAGTCCCTTATTCCGCAAAACAAACTTCTTAAACAGGTAAGCACGAGAAGGCAATTGTGCCAAAACCGGGCTTCCACTTAGGAATCGGTCTAATTCATCGAGTAATGCACCCGCCGAACGATAACGTTCCTTTGGATTTTTGGAAAGGGCCTTGAGCAAAACGGCATCTAAGTCTCCCAAAAACTGTTTATACAAACCATTTCGGGTTTGTTTTCGGTTGGCTAAGATCGCTTTTTGTCCTTCGGTAGGAGTTCGGAAATGTTGGCTAAGTGGCATAATATGGCGTGTGGCCACAATCTCTTCTAATACGCTTGGAGAGGCGTCTTTGGGAATGTGATAAGGCAATTTGCCAGCCAAGAGTTGATACCCCAAAACCCCTAAGGCATATACATCGGTGGCCATTCCGACTGGTTTACGCTGAAATTGTTCAGGGGCAGCATAGGCAGGTGTGAAGGCCATCATGCCCGTTTGGGTATGGGTTTCATCTTGTGTTTCCGGTAAAATTTTAGAAACACCAAAGTCCAAAAGTTTCACCACACCGTCATCGGTCACCAGCACGTTGCTCGGTTTGAGGTCACGGTGAATAATGAGGTTTTGGTGGGCAAACGATACGGCCATACATAACGAACGGAAAAGCATAAGCCGCTCTCGGACCGATAATTGATGCTCATCACAATACGCAATAATAGGCTTCCCCTTTATCAATTCCATGACCAAAAAATACCGACCATCGGGCAATTGTCCTACATCATACACCTGAGCAATGTGGGGGTGGTGTAGTGCACCTAAAATATTGGCTTCCTGAAGAAAGATTTGTTGGTGCTGCGGTGTATTGAGCAACACCTTGAGGGCAACGGTCTGTTGGAATGGATGTAGCCGCTCGCCCTCGAACACTTCCGAGAACCCGCCATATCCAATTCGACGACCAAAGCGGTAGTGCGGGTGGTTTAATGTGGTAAAAGAAGGCACTTCATCGGCCTCGGTCAGCCCCGCACTTTGGCGTAAACCATCCACTACATTCTTTGCTTCAGACCTCCGTGCAGACAATAAAGTCCAAACCCGTTCCGCC containing:
- a CDS encoding protein kinase yields the protein MENSEKELFLQALDLSDDEQADFINAAAPSPEVAERVWTLLSARRSEAKNVVDGLRQSAGLTEADEVPSFTTLNHPHYRFGRRIGYGGFSEVFEGERLHPFQQTVALKVLLNTPQHQQIFLQEANILGALHHPHIAQVYDVGQLPDGRYFLVMELIKGKPIIAYCDEHQLSVRERLMLFRSLCMAVSFAHQNLIIHRDLKPSNVLVTDDGVVKLLDFGVSKILPETQDETHTQTGMMAFTPAYAAPEQFQRKPVGMATDVYALGVLGYQLLAGKLPYHIPKDASPSVLEEIVATRHIMPLSQHFRTPTEGQKAILANRKQTRNGLYKQFLGDLDAVLLKALSKNPKERYRSAGALLDELDRFLSGSPVLAQLPSRAYLFKKFVLRNKGLVGSVVAALVVVMTTLAILSWQNHKVMEANRRAEVESEKNMAVIKFMTGLLLNGSAEITGQSVDTLRFKSVIQRGTKDLLENKNKNPRAYAEMSHVFGMLYDNWGDKEKALLLFQEAYAACKAHEFIDIPCAFDLPSRIAIILTKKGQIGKAVSIYEQLAKKRPEALSNNMTYGVFLHNLGALKTVMGEYVEAEQFFNHILQLKPQLPAKDMNTLRIIASSQTYLGRIYENTGRYDEAAIAYDTAYLGLSEEKRVRNAAFMPKMLKIMMEANHGQTSKHLAAMKSLIDWQEKQALNSKESFVPLYHRLGILQEDAGLQNEAVATWQKAYEMEHALHGDRSAEAITLRLRLIHAALTKGAMPAQEREILEISTEGLSYVDTHVLAKQVLGRFYLESGKVQQAIAVWDEVLVFQNRIWPVPTKAKARTLFYLAQAHLKKGQIAVARRYSNEALRSYSQTVGKAHRDFQAVRDFQHQLP
- a CDS encoding DUF11 domain-containing protein, whose translation is MNFIFRSISFTRSVISLTVWMVVFGFVHPVTAQFTSTSFRTGSNTQNGSGGWLSGSLCAPSNITSQTFTNWEGSGVNVTYGYSTNMWDGDAPNLYVAAGQESAAGAGCDSQFTAGINDAHCASIYHGSVRFTNNIHDTGGTPGNADGPAKIVITYNTPVILTNFRIGSMSNIGSVANPGVEWVQIKAFNASGGVIPIPIGNATGSYIDCGGTETTGGMTILSDAAGGLYIGAQATTRQADGEYGNVDFSVPSSTPVSRVELYFWRNESAADPAELAGRSSYASFTLHQNVVTPSTPPSCTINSPTITPTCNNAGTMNTGGDDTFTFTVNTTGSGVGTNYVVKDGTTTLGTVNYGTTSASFGPFPISSGLRQLSLEDVATGTCTRPAHANPPIPCSADCTTIMNCSEVSAMTESDPNSTPNNGANSEDDYACYAISVCTPPPSSADLELTKTSSSPVVRPGDTMTFTLTLVNKGPGTAMNVVVRDVLPVSLSFISATTATGSYSNATGLWTLGNIAPGTYTLTINVTVN